One segment of Ascidiaceihabitans donghaensis DNA contains the following:
- a CDS encoding carbohydrate ABC transporter permease: MNYDLSGGLDAYVKPKKEPRFKVNKSAVVMTIYLTFMLLPIYWLLNMSLKTNTEILNTFSLFPNDLTFANYATILTDPSWYMGYVNSLIYVLMNTAISLTVALPAAYAFSRYRFMGDNQLFFWLLTNRMAPPAVFALPFFQLYSSVGLFDTHIAVALAHCLFNVPLAVWILEGFMRGVPKEIDETAYIDGYSFGRFFVKIFMPLISSGIGVAAFFCFMFSWVELLLSRTLTTVDAKPIAAIMTRTQGASGIDWGVLAAAGVLTVVPGALVIYFVRNYIAKGFALGRV; this comes from the coding sequence ATGAATTATGATCTTTCCGGCGGCTTGGACGCCTATGTCAAACCCAAGAAAGAGCCGCGCTTCAAGGTGAACAAAAGCGCCGTTGTGATGACGATCTATCTGACGTTCATGCTGTTGCCGATCTATTGGCTGCTAAACATGAGCCTGAAGACAAATACGGAAATCCTGAACACCTTCAGCCTGTTTCCCAATGATCTGACCTTTGCAAATTACGCGACGATCCTGACGGACCCGTCGTGGTACATGGGCTACGTCAATTCGTTGATCTACGTTTTGATGAACACCGCGATCAGCCTGACAGTGGCACTGCCCGCGGCCTATGCGTTCAGCCGCTACCGGTTCATGGGCGACAATCAGCTGTTTTTCTGGCTGCTGACCAACCGCATGGCGCCGCCTGCTGTTTTCGCCTTACCGTTCTTTCAGCTGTATTCGTCGGTGGGCTTGTTCGATACGCATATCGCGGTGGCTCTGGCGCACTGTTTGTTCAACGTGCCGCTGGCGGTGTGGATTCTTGAGGGCTTTATGCGTGGCGTGCCCAAGGAAATCGACGAGACAGCCTACATCGACGGCTATTCGTTCGGGCGCTTCTTTGTGAAGATCTTCATGCCCTTGATTTCGTCGGGCATCGGGGTCGCTGCGTTTTTCTGTTTCATGTTCTCATGGGTCGAATTGCTGCTGTCGCGGACCCTGACAACCGTAGATGCCAAACCCATCGCGGCCATCATGACGCGAACCCAAGGGGCGTCTGGCATCGACTGGGGCGTCTTGGCCGCAGCAGGCGTACTGACCGTCGTGCCCGGCGCATTGGTGATTTACTTCGTACGAAACTACATCGCCAAGGGCTTTGCCCTGGGCCGGGTATAG
- a CDS encoding DUF2160 domain-containing protein, whose product MAWMAWTWPTAIFFIIIACILTVFTVLAIKYPETPRKGVLRIETTRGDRLFITLLGSAFINLAWLGVIGANQPFALLVCLVYAAAVFRWV is encoded by the coding sequence ATGGCTTGGATGGCATGGACATGGCCCACCGCGATTTTCTTCATCATCATCGCTTGCATTTTGACCGTCTTCACGGTGCTGGCGATCAAATACCCTGAAACGCCCCGCAAGGGTGTTTTACGGATCGAGACGACGCGTGGCGATCGTCTTTTCATCACACTGCTTGGCTCTGCCTTTATCAATTTGGCATGGCTGGGCGTGATTGGCGCAAACCAACCTTTTGCGCTGCTTGTATGCCTTGTTTACGCGGCGGCGGTGTTTCGCTGGGTGTAG
- a CDS encoding ABC transporter substrate-binding protein: MKFILKSSTALTLGLGMTSGAAFADMDAAKSFLDAEIGELSTLSRADQEAEMQFFVDAAAPYKDMEIKVVSETIATHQYESEVLAPAFEAITGIKVTHDLIGEGDVVEKLQTQMQSGENIYDAYINDSDLIGTHWRYKQVRNLTDWMAGEGASVTLPTLDIADFIGTSFTTGPDGKLYQLPTQQFANLYWFRYDWFNDDKNKADFQAKYGYDLGVPVNWSAYEDIAEFFTGRDLSHLDVEGEVFGNMDYGKKDPSLGWRYTDAWMSMAGMGDAGEPNGLPVDEWGIRVNENSQPTGSCVARGGATNAPAAVYAVTKAIEWLDKYTPPAAAGMTFGEAGPIPAQGNIAQQMFWYTAFTADTVKPGLPVMNEDGTPKWRMAPSPHGVYWKEGQKIGYQDAGSWTLMESTPVDRAQAAWLYAQFVVSKTVDLKKSDVGLTFIRESTIASEHFTERAPRLGGLVEFYRSPARIQWSPTGTNVPDYPKLAQLWWQNIGDAMSGAKTPQEALDQLCADQEKVLSRLERAGVQGDLGPKLNEEMSAEHWFSQPGAPYAKLENEDEEPKTVAYDELIKSWQ; the protein is encoded by the coding sequence ATGAAGTTTATCTTGAAATCAAGCACAGCACTGACGCTGGGGCTTGGAATGACAAGCGGTGCGGCTTTTGCCGACATGGATGCCGCAAAGTCGTTCCTTGACGCAGAAATCGGTGAACTGTCCACGTTATCGCGGGCAGACCAAGAAGCCGAAATGCAGTTCTTTGTGGATGCTGCCGCACCTTACAAAGACATGGAAATCAAGGTGGTGTCTGAAACCATCGCGACACACCAGTACGAAAGCGAAGTGCTGGCGCCAGCGTTCGAAGCCATCACTGGTATCAAGGTCACGCATGACTTGATCGGCGAAGGCGATGTTGTGGAAAAGCTGCAAACGCAAATGCAGTCGGGCGAAAACATCTATGACGCCTATATCAACGACTCTGATCTGATCGGTACACACTGGCGTTACAAGCAAGTGCGCAACCTGACAGACTGGATGGCAGGCGAAGGCGCATCCGTGACGTTGCCCACGCTGGATATCGCGGACTTTATCGGTACGTCATTCACGACAGGCCCCGATGGCAAGCTGTACCAGCTGCCCACACAGCAGTTCGCGAACCTGTATTGGTTCCGCTATGACTGGTTCAACGACGACAAAAACAAAGCCGACTTCCAAGCGAAATACGGCTATGATCTGGGCGTTCCGGTCAACTGGTCTGCTTACGAAGACATCGCGGAATTCTTCACGGGCCGCGACCTGAGCCACCTCGACGTTGAAGGCGAAGTCTTTGGCAACATGGACTACGGCAAGAAGGACCCGTCTTTGGGTTGGCGTTACACCGACGCGTGGATGTCCATGGCTGGTATGGGTGACGCGGGCGAACCAAACGGTCTGCCAGTCGACGAGTGGGGCATTCGTGTGAACGAAAATTCACAACCTACCGGATCCTGTGTCGCACGTGGCGGGGCCACAAACGCCCCTGCGGCGGTTTATGCTGTGACCAAAGCGATTGAATGGCTCGACAAGTATACGCCACCGGCCGCTGCGGGCATGACATTTGGCGAAGCGGGTCCAATCCCGGCGCAAGGCAACATTGCCCAGCAAATGTTCTGGTACACAGCCTTCACGGCGGACACTGTGAAACCCGGTTTGCCTGTGATGAATGAAGACGGCACGCCTAAGTGGCGGATGGCACCATCCCCGCACGGCGTATACTGGAAAGAGGGCCAGAAAATCGGCTACCAAGACGCCGGTTCCTGGACTTTGATGGAATCCACACCCGTGGATCGCGCCCAAGCCGCTTGGCTTTATGCGCAGTTTGTTGTGTCCAAAACAGTTGACTTGAAAAAGTCTGATGTGGGTCTGACCTTCATTCGTGAAAGCACCATTGCGTCCGAGCACTTCACAGAACGCGCGCCACGTTTGGGTGGTTTGGTGGAATTCTACCGCTCTCCTGCGCGCATCCAGTGGTCGCCAACGGGTACAAACGTGCCTGATTATCCAAAGCTGGCGCAGCTGTGGTGGCAGAACATCGGCGACGCGATGTCCGGTGCAAAGACCCCTCAGGAAGCACTTGATCAGCTGTGTGCCGATCAGGAAAAAGTTCTGTCGCGTCTTGAGCGTGCAGGCGTCCAAGGTGATCTTGGTCCAAAGCTGAACGAGGAAATGAGCGCCGAGCACTGGTTCTCACAGCCGGGCGCACCTTACGCCAAGCTTGAGAACGAGGACGAAGAGCCAAAAACAGTTGCTTATGACGAGCTGATCAAATCCTGGCAATAA
- the glpK gene encoding glycerol kinase GlpK, protein MKYVLAIDQGTTSTRAIIFDQSLNVIATAQEEFPQIFPQSGWVEHDPNDLWSTTAGTCRAVIERANIGAENIVSIGITNQRETTIVWDRNTGQPLHNAIVWQDRRTADFCKELSAAGHGDMFADRTGLLLDPYFSGTKLKWILDNVEGARAKAQNGDLLFGTVDTYLIWKLTGGASHVTDATNAARTMLYDIRKGRWSETICDLFDIPMSMLPQVKDSAADFGESRADLFGRPIPICGVAGDQQAATIGQACFEPGMMKSTYGTGCFALLNTGDTPVKSNNRLLTTIAYQLDGKPTYALEGSIFVAGAVVQWLRDGLKMIRDASETQGLAEGADDTQSVVLVPAFTGLGAPYWNPECRGAIYGLTRNSGPNELAKAALESVGYQTRDLLDAMRADWSTEGATAVLRVDGGMSASDWAMQFLADIIDAPVDRPQVLETTALGVAWLAGMKAGIMPGQQEFAQQWALDRQFTANMADDIRDQKYADWRRAVACTLEY, encoded by the coding sequence ATGAAATATGTACTGGCAATTGATCAAGGCACCACATCCACGCGGGCGATCATCTTTGATCAAAGTTTGAATGTTATTGCCACTGCCCAAGAAGAATTCCCGCAGATTTTCCCGCAATCTGGCTGGGTCGAGCATGATCCAAACGACCTATGGAGCACGACAGCAGGCACCTGCCGCGCCGTCATTGAACGCGCCAACATTGGCGCTGAAAACATTGTGTCCATCGGCATCACCAACCAACGCGAAACCACCATTGTGTGGGACCGCAACACCGGTCAACCGTTGCACAACGCGATTGTCTGGCAAGACCGCCGCACCGCTGACTTTTGCAAAGAATTGTCCGCGGCAGGGCACGGTGACATGTTTGCGGATCGCACAGGATTGCTGCTGGACCCGTATTTCTCCGGTACCAAACTGAAATGGATTTTGGACAACGTTGAAGGCGCACGTGCCAAGGCCCAGAACGGCGATTTGCTGTTTGGCACCGTCGACACCTATCTGATCTGGAAGCTGACGGGGGGCGCGTCCCACGTGACAGACGCCACCAATGCCGCCCGGACCATGCTGTATGACATCCGTAAAGGGCGTTGGAGCGAGACGATCTGCGATCTGTTCGACATTCCCATGTCCATGTTGCCGCAGGTCAAAGACAGCGCCGCCGATTTTGGCGAAAGCCGCGCCGATCTGTTTGGTCGCCCCATCCCGATTTGCGGTGTGGCGGGTGACCAACAGGCCGCGACCATCGGGCAGGCCTGTTTTGAACCGGGCATGATGAAGTCTACATATGGCACCGGATGTTTTGCGCTTTTGAACACCGGCGATACGCCTGTGAAATCCAACAATCGTTTGCTGACGACCATCGCATATCAATTGGACGGCAAACCCACTTATGCGTTGGAAGGGTCGATTTTTGTGGCGGGGGCTGTGGTGCAATGGCTGCGCGACGGGTTGAAAATGATCCGTGATGCATCTGAAACGCAAGGCTTGGCTGAGGGTGCTGATGACACGCAATCAGTCGTGCTTGTGCCTGCGTTTACAGGGCTGGGGGCGCCCTATTGGAACCCGGAATGTCGGGGGGCCATATATGGGCTAACGCGAAATTCAGGCCCAAATGAATTGGCCAAAGCGGCGTTGGAAAGCGTCGGTTATCAGACGCGTGATTTGCTGGATGCGATGCGTGCGGATTGGTCCACCGAAGGGGCCACTGCGGTTTTGCGCGTGGACGGGGGCATGAGCGCCTCTGACTGGGCCATGCAGTTTCTGGCCGACATCATCGACGCGCCTGTGGATCGTCCGCAGGTCTTGGAAACGACAGCGCTGGGGGTGGCCTGGTTGGCGGGGATGAAAGCGGGGATCATGCCCGGCCAACAAGAATTTGCACAACAATGGGCGCTGGACCGCCAGTTCACAGCCAATATGGCAGATGACATACGCGACCAAAAATACGCGGACTGGCGGCGGGCTGTGGCGTGCACGCTTGAGTATTGA
- a CDS encoding iron-containing alcohol dehydrogenase, with product MSAPFSFACPTKVHFGVGTHRDILDFLPQNAARVVVVKGASDGASAPLRAILDTGEFTVDIVTCRVEPTVETVNDALGQLGSQPVDCVVVCGGGSAIDTGKALTLALDRGRALSDADFGQFHAHGRAITLIVLPTTAGTGAEVTSNAVLGSAQTTAKVSLRGPALQPDIAIVDPSLMLSAPRKVALFSGLDAVVQNIEAHTSSAATPFSCALTTPAVGASIAAVRQVMEAPDEDAWTRLAWSSLSSGLALANGGLGVAHGLASVLGGAYQAPHGALCGRLLAPTLRANLASEEASTDIQGRIRFCIDAIAQVFAPVDVSDPLSGFEQWVQIQGLPRLAHWGVMANDIPALAQAGVQASSSKKNAVPLGPADLAQILEAAL from the coding sequence ATGTCTGCACCGTTTTCCTTCGCCTGTCCCACAAAAGTGCATTTCGGGGTCGGGACCCATCGGGATATTCTGGACTTTCTACCGCAAAACGCAGCCCGTGTTGTGGTTGTCAAAGGTGCCTCTGACGGGGCATCTGCACCGTTGCGTGCTATCCTGGATACCGGTGAGTTTACTGTTGATATCGTGACATGCCGGGTTGAGCCGACAGTTGAAACGGTCAATGATGCGCTGGGCCAACTGGGGTCACAGCCAGTAGACTGTGTCGTTGTGTGCGGCGGCGGGTCGGCGATTGATACCGGAAAGGCGTTGACCTTGGCGCTTGACCGCGGGCGCGCATTATCGGACGCGGATTTTGGACAGTTTCATGCGCATGGACGCGCCATAACCCTGATCGTATTGCCCACAACTGCAGGCACCGGCGCCGAAGTGACATCAAATGCGGTTCTTGGATCTGCGCAAACCACCGCCAAGGTCAGTTTGCGCGGCCCCGCTTTGCAGCCTGACATTGCGATTGTGGACCCGTCCCTCATGCTATCGGCCCCGCGCAAGGTCGCGTTATTTTCAGGTTTGGATGCGGTTGTTCAGAACATTGAGGCGCATACGTCGTCTGCAGCGACCCCGTTTTCGTGCGCTTTGACGACGCCAGCCGTTGGCGCAAGCATCGCGGCTGTGCGTCAGGTGATGGAGGCGCCTGATGAAGATGCGTGGACACGCCTTGCCTGGAGCAGCTTGTCCAGCGGGTTGGCCTTGGCGAATGGGGGGTTGGGCGTTGCGCATGGTTTGGCATCTGTTCTGGGTGGGGCGTATCAAGCGCCACACGGGGCGCTGTGTGGCAGGCTTTTGGCGCCAACGTTGCGGGCCAATCTGGCATCGGAAGAGGCCAGTACAGACATACAAGGTCGGATCAGGTTTTGCATTGACGCGATTGCGCAGGTCTTTGCGCCTGTTGATGTAAGTGACCCGTTGTCGGGGTTTGAGCAATGGGTGCAAATACAGGGTTTGCCGCGTTTGGCGCATTGGGGGGTGATGGCCAATGACATTCCTGCTTTGGCGCAAGCCGGTGTGCAAGCATCGTCCAGCAAAAAGAACGCGGTGCCTTTAGGTCCTGCTGATCTTGCGCAAATTCTGGAAGCAGCGCTTTAG
- a CDS encoding alpha-D-ribose 1-methylphosphonate 5-triphosphate diphosphatase gives MTTTQTDIVFANARLILPTDVIVGGLRVQNGQIVDIHQGTHVPPFAIDCEGRFLAPGLIELHTDNLERHMQPRPKVNWPHKAAILGHDREMAGCGVTTVFDAIRVGSIVSDSGKKRYGRYARSMADDLLAMRDDNVLRISHHIHLRAELCSETLAEELEEFGLDDHIGIVSLMDHTPGQRQFRDLKKFEDYVCGKNGLSRDNFGDYIDFLYGLQAKLGTKHEDAAIAAAARYGATLASHDDTTADQVTHSHANGVTLAEFPTSIEAAKASKDAQMATIMGAPNLVRGGSHSGNVAALELAELGHLDILSSDYIPAALLQGALQLAELWDDMAAGLATVTGNPAKGCGLSDRGSLALNTRADLVMFDVYGGLPLIHGVWCRGLRVA, from the coding sequence ATGACCACAACACAGACCGACATCGTCTTTGCCAATGCCCGTTTGATATTACCCACAGACGTAATTGTTGGAGGGCTTCGTGTCCAAAACGGGCAAATCGTGGATATTCATCAAGGCACCCATGTCCCACCCTTTGCAATTGATTGCGAAGGGCGGTTCTTAGCGCCCGGCCTGATCGAACTTCACACCGATAACCTTGAACGGCACATGCAGCCCCGCCCCAAAGTCAATTGGCCGCACAAGGCCGCGATTTTGGGGCATGATCGAGAGATGGCAGGCTGCGGAGTTACGACCGTTTTTGATGCAATTCGCGTGGGATCCATCGTGTCAGACAGCGGCAAAAAGCGCTACGGACGCTACGCCCGTTCCATGGCCGACGACCTGTTGGCCATGCGCGACGACAATGTCTTGCGGATCAGTCATCACATCCATTTGCGTGCCGAACTCTGTTCTGAAACACTCGCGGAAGAGCTGGAGGAATTCGGCCTAGACGACCACATCGGTATCGTGTCCTTGATGGATCACACACCTGGTCAGCGGCAATTCCGCGATCTCAAGAAATTCGAAGACTACGTGTGCGGGAAAAACGGGCTGTCCCGCGACAACTTCGGCGACTACATCGACTTTCTTTACGGATTACAGGCAAAACTTGGCACCAAACATGAAGATGCAGCCATTGCCGCGGCAGCACGTTATGGCGCGACCCTTGCCAGCCACGACGACACCACCGCAGATCAAGTGACGCACAGCCATGCCAACGGGGTGACGCTGGCAGAATTCCCCACAAGCATCGAGGCGGCCAAAGCCAGCAAAGACGCACAAATGGCCACAATCATGGGCGCCCCGAACTTGGTGCGCGGTGGGTCACATTCCGGGAACGTCGCGGCACTGGAGCTGGCAGAATTGGGCCATTTGGACATTCTGTCATCCGACTACATTCCAGCCGCTTTGCTGCAAGGCGCGCTGCAACTGGCAGAGCTTTGGGACGATATGGCCGCGGGGTTGGCTACAGTCACTGGCAATCCCGCAAAGGGCTGCGGCCTGTCCGACAGGGGATCACTGGCTTTAAACACACGCGCAGATCTTGTGATGTTTGATGTCTATGGCGGGCTGCCCTTGATCCATGGCGTTTGGTGCCGGGGCCTTCGGGTCGCCTAA
- a CDS encoding bromoperoxidase — MTYHEPNRHKAAKHTRNKATKLSTSMPHPVHRPNNDPKEPFLFNFTKGLSHGENGLLKNEQDYRDFAKGTQTHDPNVFAAVSPHRGPFLTVDPNAHAALDCEADRSPYRQWESPTAGHAFVFEGPDPGAMTMPPAPEAGSAEFAAEIAEVYQMALGREWGVASLMSTELVGALTTLGGKKLSAAAAKRITSCNAKAKDAADTLSHLRWFKGRDALNDTADAAQRDRRRFGKKQTPSNIFRGEGEDSWHTPFLSQLMFMGSGGCTRDLKKRASGTIAYGAQSIDQKVRVAKPETDYMMKWADYIDVQNGANVRPLASEFIPGARRRMSSLRDMATYVHDDQLYQAYLNAALILLDEKFAFDSGIPFHGASANALSRNNREPFALFGGPHLLTLVTEVSSRALKAVRLQKFTVHRRLRPEAAAALFHTVFTEYHPHRDLPGTSPYDATGTSAECLARHQMASLIAPYTHPYASDGTSQGSDPALDKILTEVRLHNEKNCGDTTWLLPMAFPEGSPMHPAYGAGHATVAGACVTLLKAFFNMSDHKNPKSPAYLVKPKDQALVPDCAASPEDVTIDALALPMEKGLTLEGELNKLIWNISNARNIGGVHFYTDYIESALLGEAITIGILREQMMAYHAEENVEMTVPLLVERRLPDALLTGADPSAMGKVKAVKIRSDGTLTAADPTPGR, encoded by the coding sequence ATGACCTATCATGAACCCAATCGCCACAAAGCGGCCAAACACACCCGAAACAAAGCAACCAAATTGTCGACAAGCATGCCCCATCCCGTGCATCGCCCCAACAATGACCCCAAAGAACCGTTCCTGTTCAATTTCACCAAAGGCTTGTCTCATGGTGAAAACGGATTGCTGAAAAACGAACAGGATTATCGTGACTTTGCGAAAGGCACCCAAACACATGATCCCAACGTTTTTGCCGCCGTCAGCCCGCACCGCGGGCCTTTTTTAACCGTTGATCCAAACGCACATGCAGCGCTGGACTGCGAAGCGGATCGGTCGCCTTATCGTCAGTGGGAAAGCCCCACGGCCGGGCATGCCTTTGTCTTTGAGGGCCCCGACCCTGGCGCCATGACAATGCCCCCCGCCCCGGAAGCGGGATCAGCAGAATTCGCGGCGGAGATTGCGGAGGTTTACCAAATGGCACTGGGCCGCGAATGGGGCGTTGCGTCATTAATGAGCACTGAACTGGTGGGTGCGTTAACCACCTTGGGTGGCAAAAAATTGTCTGCTGCCGCAGCCAAACGGATCACCTCATGCAATGCCAAGGCCAAAGACGCTGCAGACACACTTAGCCACCTACGCTGGTTTAAAGGCCGCGACGCGCTCAACGATACTGCGGACGCCGCCCAACGCGACCGGCGCCGGTTTGGTAAAAAACAGACACCATCCAATATATTTCGCGGTGAAGGCGAAGACAGCTGGCACACTCCATTCTTGTCGCAATTGATGTTTATGGGATCAGGCGGATGCACACGAGACCTGAAAAAGCGCGCATCAGGCACCATCGCCTATGGCGCACAAAGCATCGACCAAAAGGTCCGCGTGGCGAAACCTGAAACCGATTACATGATGAAATGGGCCGATTATATCGACGTGCAGAACGGGGCCAATGTCCGCCCCCTTGCGTCGGAATTTATCCCTGGGGCACGACGTAGAATGTCAAGCTTACGCGACATGGCCACATATGTGCACGATGATCAACTGTATCAGGCATATCTGAATGCAGCGTTGATTTTACTGGATGAAAAGTTTGCTTTTGATTCCGGCATCCCATTTCATGGCGCGTCTGCCAATGCCTTATCACGCAATAACCGCGAACCGTTTGCCTTGTTTGGTGGCCCGCATCTGTTGACGTTGGTCACCGAAGTGTCGAGCCGTGCGTTAAAAGCGGTACGCTTGCAAAAGTTTACGGTGCACCGCCGTTTGCGCCCGGAAGCAGCCGCTGCCCTGTTTCACACCGTTTTCACGGAATACCACCCGCACCGCGATTTGCCCGGAACATCGCCTTATGACGCAACCGGGACATCCGCTGAATGCTTGGCCCGCCACCAAATGGCCAGCCTGATCGCGCCTTACACCCATCCATATGCAAGTGATGGCACATCGCAAGGGTCAGACCCTGCGCTGGACAAAATCCTGACCGAAGTGCGCCTGCACAACGAGAAAAACTGTGGGGATACAACGTGGCTGCTGCCGATGGCTTTCCCGGAAGGGTCACCCATGCATCCCGCATATGGCGCGGGGCATGCGACAGTCGCCGGGGCGTGTGTGACTTTGTTAAAAGCCTTTTTCAACATGTCCGATCACAAGAACCCAAAGTCACCAGCGTATCTGGTGAAGCCCAAGGACCAAGCCCTGGTTCCGGATTGCGCTGCGTCCCCCGAAGACGTCACGATTGATGCTTTGGCGCTGCCCATGGAAAAAGGTCTGACCCTGGAAGGCGAGCTGAACAAGCTGATTTGGAACATCTCGAATGCGCGTAACATCGGTGGGGTGCATTTCTACACCGACTATATTGAATCGGCACTTCTGGGCGAAGCGATCACCATCGGCATTCTACGCGAACAAATGATGGCATATCATGCGGAAGAAAACGTGGAAATGACAGTGCCGCTGCTGGTGGAACGCAGATTGCCAGACGCGTTGCTGACAGGCGCGGACCCCAGTGCAATGGGCAAAGTCAAAGCTGTCAAAATCCGCAGCGATGGGACGCTCACAGCGGCTGACCCAACACCGGGCCGGTAA
- a CDS encoding flagellar basal body P-ring protein FlgI, which yields MIRFIMAIVVWMALAFSVTAGPVRIKDLVEFDGVRGNDLVGYGLVVGLNGSGDGLRNSPFTEEIMSNILERLGVNVAGEQFRPKNVAAVLVTASLPPFARTGGQVDVTVSAIGDAKSLLGGTLIMTPLNAADGAIYAVAQGTIIAGGAVAEGDGAKVTQGVPTAGVIPSGARVEREIDFNLSDLEDVRLALRDADFTTAARIEEAINKNFGRRVALMLDSGTVSLNIEGTRMISVAHALGRIENISVEPERKARVIVDQRSGTIVMGEDVRISRVAVSQGNLVLRIQEAPLVVQPNPFAQGETVVIPRTDAAIEEEPGIGLAEIPSGASLSEVIGGLNALGVSPRDMIDILKSIKAAGALHAEFIVR from the coding sequence ATGATCCGCTTCATCATGGCAATTGTGGTATGGATGGCACTGGCCTTCAGTGTGACTGCGGGACCAGTACGCATCAAAGACCTGGTTGAATTCGACGGCGTACGCGGCAACGACCTTGTCGGGTACGGCTTGGTGGTCGGATTGAACGGCTCCGGTGACGGTTTGCGAAACTCTCCTTTCACCGAAGAGATAATGTCCAATATTTTGGAACGCTTGGGGGTAAACGTCGCAGGCGAACAGTTCAGACCAAAGAACGTTGCCGCAGTTTTGGTGACTGCAAGCCTTCCACCCTTTGCCCGAACCGGAGGGCAGGTGGATGTTACCGTCTCTGCGATTGGTGATGCCAAAAGCCTGTTGGGGGGAACCTTAATCATGACACCGCTCAATGCGGCGGACGGGGCGATCTATGCTGTGGCCCAAGGCACGATTATTGCGGGCGGCGCAGTTGCGGAAGGCGACGGCGCCAAGGTTACACAGGGTGTGCCAACAGCTGGTGTCATTCCTTCCGGAGCGCGCGTCGAGCGTGAGATCGACTTTAACTTATCGGATTTGGAAGACGTGCGTCTTGCACTGCGTGATGCGGACTTTACGACAGCTGCACGCATCGAAGAAGCAATTAACAAAAACTTCGGGCGTCGTGTTGCACTGATGTTGGACTCTGGCACTGTTTCACTCAACATTGAAGGCACGCGTATGATTTCAGTCGCGCACGCGTTGGGACGTATTGAAAACATTTCAGTTGAGCCGGAACGCAAGGCCCGCGTTATCGTCGATCAACGTTCGGGCACGATCGTTATGGGCGAAGATGTTCGCATATCGCGAGTTGCTGTGTCCCAAGGCAATCTTGTTTTACGTATTCAAGAGGCCCCTTTGGTGGTTCAACCCAACCCATTTGCGCAGGGTGAGACCGTTGTTATTCCACGTACGGATGCAGCCATCGAAGAAGAGCCCGGCATTGGTTTAGCAGAAATACCGTCAGGTGCGTCTTTGTCGGAAGTCATAGGTGGTCTCAACGCTTTGGGCGTATCTCCCAGAGATATGATCGATATTCTAAAAAGCATAAAAGCCGCAGGTGCATTACACGCAGAATTCATCGTGCGTTAA
- a CDS encoding flagellin — MNSVSIGDLAHSYLLQRRGSGLRAEMSKLNQELASGQIADIKSILAGNFSYLSDIETSMSHLNAYKTSSAEATQFTSAMQSALDVVQTQSTDLGTNILSVVAGGIDAVSRQVTVEAREQLGAIVNTLNTDLAGRSIFSGTASNQAPLASSTDILNSVRSVMAGQIGPTDKLAAVDAWFADPAGFDAVIYQGSSDAMAPFRLSEHEDLSLDVRANDEAIKDVIRNVAVAALADDAALGIDFTERAALLNDAGVGLMTNAADVTALRANIGFIEERIDDIATRNSIESTSLEYAKGALLSVDPYETATRLEEVQFQLQSLYTVTVRSSELTLVNFL; from the coding sequence ATGAATAGTGTTTCCATCGGCGATCTCGCCCATTCATATCTTTTGCAGCGACGAGGAAGCGGCCTAAGGGCTGAAATGTCCAAATTGAATCAAGAACTGGCCAGCGGTCAAATCGCGGACATAAAAAGCATACTAGCCGGGAATTTCAGCTACTTAAGCGACATCGAAACCAGTATGTCGCACCTGAATGCCTATAAAACTTCCTCTGCAGAAGCCACACAATTCACCAGTGCGATGCAAAGCGCTTTAGACGTGGTGCAAACACAAAGCACCGATCTGGGAACCAATATTCTGTCTGTTGTTGCAGGCGGTATCGACGCTGTATCCAGACAAGTCACGGTAGAAGCCCGTGAACAGTTGGGCGCTATAGTGAACACGCTGAACACTGATCTTGCGGGACGTAGTATTTTTTCAGGCACCGCGTCAAATCAGGCACCTCTTGCCTCATCCACCGATATTTTGAACTCCGTCAGAAGTGTTATGGCAGGTCAAATTGGACCAACTGATAAACTCGCAGCAGTCGACGCATGGTTTGCCGACCCCGCCGGTTTTGATGCCGTGATTTATCAAGGTTCTAGTGACGCAATGGCACCATTTCGCCTCTCAGAGCATGAGGATTTGTCATTGGATGTACGTGCGAATGATGAGGCAATTAAAGACGTCATACGAAACGTGGCGGTCGCGGCCCTGGCAGACGACGCGGCTTTGGGGATTGATTTCACCGAACGTGCGGCCTTGTTGAACGATGCTGGCGTCGGGTTGATGACAAATGCCGCCGATGTGACAGCGTTGCGCGCGAATATCGGCTTTATCGAAGAGCGCATCGATGACATCGCAACACGCAATTCAATAGAAAGCACGAGTTTGGAATACGCCAAAGGCGCTTTGTTAAGCGTAGATCCCTATGAGACAGCCACACGCCTGGAGGAAGTCCAATTTCAATTACAAAGTCTATATACTGTCACCGTTCGGTCATCGGAATTAACTTTGGTCAATTTCCTATGA